From Halotia branconii CENA392, the proteins below share one genomic window:
- a CDS encoding BrnT family toxin — MVMLINLDEQEDYGEDRYIGIGLLDGRIVVVVYTEPDEEKVRLVSLRKALSYERKRYEQYLKNRLG; from the coding sequence ATGGTAATGCTCATAAATCTTGATGAGCAAGAGGATTATGGTGAAGATAGGTATATTGGCATTGGATTACTTGATGGACGAATCGTTGTAGTTGTTTACACCGAGCCTGATGAAGAAAAAGTTCGGCTCGTCTCATTGCGAAAAGCACTATCTTACGAACGAAAACGCTATGAACAATACCTCAAGAACCGATTGGGATAG
- a CDS encoding BrnT family toxin — protein MQFEWDERKNQSNITKHGFDFADASRIFNLPMLINLDEQEDYGNAHKS, from the coding sequence ATGCAATTTGAGTGGGATGAGCGTAAAAACCAAAGCAACATAACAAAGCATGGTTTTGACTTTGCTGACGCTTCTCGTATCTTTAATTTACCAATGCTCATAAATCTTGATGAGCAAGAGGATTATGGTAATGCTCATAAATCTTGA
- a CDS encoding LapA family protein, with translation MKTLAPFLTSLVIAIWVVAIAIISVQNATPVSLKFLTFQSIQIPVGLVLAFSAGIGLIGMAVLQPLWSLAGSRRSNSRFEDDAEFFVDDEDF, from the coding sequence ATGAAAACCTTAGCTCCTTTTTTGACATCTTTAGTAATAGCAATTTGGGTAGTGGCGATCGCAATTATTTCAGTTCAAAATGCTACACCAGTATCGTTAAAATTTTTAACATTCCAATCAATTCAAATACCAGTGGGTTTAGTGTTGGCTTTTAGTGCTGGTATTGGGTTGATTGGCATGGCTGTATTACAACCGCTATGGAGTTTAGCTGGTTCTCGGCGGAGTAATTCTCGATTTGAAGATGATGCCGAGTTTTTTGTTGATGATGAAGATTTTTGA
- a CDS encoding PD-(D/E)XK nuclease family protein: protein MSTPDRPFASYHLWSLVAPARGQERWHCQMRRGFIKARQHEPQVKALLGQATAPQRIGILAQKGVYEFHHHRHLLHQSDGVEQVAQLLKLSKSTEQVQQRVLQILQKYHDDPLLLDKNIVQLTPGDEGFPKPILVEQEDYCFRLYAAMDCVFIESDRTLHILDFKTGKSAFDQRQALVYLLAARYLYPGRKAVASFYNLELCKKSDLISINNGELESLKFELANIAHKHQHDLQKYQEKTSNFSKIFPPNPGNHCRFCPFQSICDFSHQPTQSYPMPSLRTNV, encoded by the coding sequence ATGTCAACCCCTGATCGACCTTTTGCCAGTTATCACCTTTGGTCTTTAGTTGCCCCAGCTAGAGGGCAAGAACGCTGGCATTGCCAGATGAGACGGGGGTTTATCAAAGCGCGTCAACATGAACCACAAGTTAAAGCACTATTAGGACAAGCGACTGCACCTCAGCGCATTGGCATACTCGCTCAAAAAGGCGTTTACGAATTTCATCATCATAGACATCTCCTGCACCAATCAGATGGGGTAGAACAAGTTGCCCAACTACTGAAATTAAGTAAATCTACTGAACAAGTGCAACAGCGTGTGCTACAAATTCTGCAAAAGTATCACGATGATCCTTTGCTGTTGGATAAAAATATTGTCCAATTAACTCCGGGTGATGAAGGCTTCCCCAAACCAATTTTAGTGGAACAAGAAGATTATTGTTTCCGCTTGTATGCAGCTATGGACTGTGTTTTTATTGAAAGCGATCGCACTTTGCATATTTTAGATTTTAAGACTGGTAAATCCGCTTTTGACCAAAGACAGGCATTAGTTTATTTACTGGCAGCTCGTTATCTTTATCCTGGGCGTAAAGCTGTCGCATCCTTTTATAATTTAGAACTGTGTAAAAAATCGGATTTGATTAGCATCAACAATGGCGAATTAGAATCTTTAAAATTTGAGTTGGCTAATATTGCCCATAAACACCAGCACGATTTGCAAAAATATCAAGAGAAAACTAGTAACTTTAGCAAGATTTTTCCACCTAATCCCGGAAATCACTGTCGTTTTTGTCCATTTCAATCAATTTGTGATTTTTCTCATCAGCCAACTCAATCGTACCCAATGCCAAGTTTAAGAACTAATGTTTAA
- a CDS encoding transglutaminase family protein yields MSFALPSLTASQMFGQRTIRPLTAATLSGIAFIKDTLIAIDSIKGHLLEIDPTSDNSKILNPHQVREFSDVTGLAVWEDTLWVTRENSIYLSKLTSLGLEHFTTLPYAADGVAVWESTVYISCQKLGYILVYDRNTRKEITKFYAPGVGVENLVVSQEVLWVCDRTEQTVYSVDRATGEINFSVLTPFASPTGIALHKNAETGAENLYVAYSSEEPYIRDNPNADPNHELTYRDRTFIHPLYYHYQPDKHYALSNGYLIEMSYAEEIAPLEEVYLPDVEWRIALPSETERQKLKHIEPIGIPFSEEVIDGQKVAVFKFDALTPGERHIFGWKALLEVRGIKYRITPRDVEDIPEQSPEFEKRYLIDDDDLAMDTTIVRRAAEDAIGSETNLLRKMYSIRNYVYDELSYGIKPHIDTPDIVLERGIGSCGEYVGVLLALCRLNNIPCRTVGRYKCPPNGEQQNVPLQPDFNHVWLEFYIPGFGWLPMESNPDDVGNDGPYPTRFFMGLCWYHIEIGKGISFETLTSQGTRLTKENIPLGDLAINHIRFTILKELPPF; encoded by the coding sequence ATGAGTTTTGCACTCCCTAGTTTGACTGCTAGCCAGATGTTTGGGCAAAGGACAATTCGACCGCTTACCGCTGCTACCCTAAGTGGCATTGCTTTTATCAAAGATACGCTGATTGCAATTGATAGTATCAAAGGGCATCTCTTAGAGATTGACCCTACCTCTGACAACAGCAAAATTCTTAATCCTCACCAAGTTAGAGAATTTAGTGATGTCACTGGTTTAGCAGTGTGGGAAGATACCCTGTGGGTGACTCGTGAAAATAGTATTTATTTATCCAAGCTCACCTCTTTAGGGCTAGAGCATTTTACCACCTTGCCTTATGCTGCTGATGGAGTTGCCGTTTGGGAATCGACAGTATATATTAGCTGTCAAAAGCTGGGCTATATTCTAGTTTATGACCGCAATACGCGTAAAGAAATTACTAAGTTTTATGCACCAGGGGTAGGCGTAGAAAATTTGGTAGTAAGTCAAGAAGTTCTTTGGGTTTGCGATCGCACAGAACAAACAGTTTATTCTGTAGACAGGGCAACTGGAGAAATTAATTTTAGCGTCCTCACCCCGTTTGCATCTCCAACAGGCATTGCTTTACATAAAAATGCTGAGACAGGCGCAGAAAACCTTTATGTTGCCTACTCATCTGAGGAGCCGTATATCCGGGATAATCCCAATGCTGACCCCAATCATGAGTTAACATATCGCGATCGCACTTTTATTCATCCCCTGTATTATCATTACCAGCCAGATAAACACTACGCTCTTTCTAACGGCTATCTAATTGAAATGTCTTACGCCGAAGAAATTGCCCCCTTAGAAGAGGTATATTTACCGGATGTAGAATGGCGTATCGCCTTGCCATCAGAAACTGAGCGTCAAAAGCTCAAACATATTGAACCCATAGGTATACCGTTTAGCGAAGAAGTAATAGATGGGCAAAAAGTAGCAGTATTTAAATTTGATGCCCTGACTCCAGGCGAACGGCATATATTTGGCTGGAAAGCTTTATTAGAAGTTAGAGGCATCAAGTATCGCATCACACCCAGAGATGTAGAAGATATTCCCGAACAATCACCAGAATTTGAAAAACGCTATTTGATAGATGATGATGATTTAGCAATGGACACTACCATTGTTCGTCGTGCTGCCGAGGATGCAATTGGTTCAGAGACGAATTTACTGCGGAAAATGTATAGTATCCGCAACTACGTTTATGATGAGTTATCTTATGGTATCAAACCCCATATTGACACCCCAGATATCGTCTTAGAACGAGGTATTGGCTCTTGTGGAGAGTATGTAGGTGTTTTACTAGCTTTATGTCGTTTAAATAACATTCCCTGCCGCACCGTAGGTAGATATAAATGTCCTCCCAATGGCGAACAGCAAAATGTACCTTTACAACCAGACTTTAATCATGTGTGGTTAGAGTTCTACATCCCTGGTTTTGGTTGGTTGCCAATGGAATCAAACCCAGATGATGTGGGTAATGATGGCCCATATCCTACGCGCTTTTTTATGGGCTTATGCTGGTATCACATTGAAATCGGTAAAGGCATATCTTTTGAAACCTTAACAAGTCAAGGTACAAGGCTTACCAAAGAAAATATTCCCCTAGGAGACTTAGCAATTAATCATATCCGGTTTACGATTCTCAAAGAATTGCCACCTTTTTAA
- a CDS encoding cation-translocating P-type ATPase: protein MSANSLPEDAAMWHSLEINKALDLLDSNADSGLTSSKVEQHFQKYGPNELEEHGGRSTWEILLDQFKNIMLLMLIGVALISGFLDFVAWQAGTLKAGEVPFKDTIAIMAIVILNGILGYVQESRAEKALAALKKLTSPLVRVLRGGKLEEVAAKELVPGDVMLLEAGMQVAADGRLIEQSNLQIRESALTGEAEAVNKQATLLLPEDASLGDRLNLVFQGTEVVQGRAKVLVTNTGMTTELGKIAAMLQAVETEPTPLQQRMTQLGNVLVTGSLILVAIVVIGGVIQARGFSNIQELLEVSLSMAVAVVPEGLPAVITVTLALGTQRMVRHNALIRKLPAVETLGSVTTICSDKTGTLTQNKMVVQSVYTNDHTFRVTGEGYAPTGDFQLSEQKISIDEHPEIPALLVACAVCNDAVLQKEKGEWAILGDPTEGALVTLAGKAGIEKDQWDSKLSRVGEFPFSSERKRMSIIAQVESIATGEPSTAVDPAIAGFVNSEPYLMFTKGSPELILARCTEIYLGTKSAPLTEAQRTQILAANDQMASKGLRVLGFAYKPLAEIPPEGSDETSEQNLVWLGLVGMLDAPRPEVRAAVQESREAGMRPVMITGDHQLTARAIAVDLGIAQEGDTVLTGQELQRMSDQELEENVDLVSIYARVAPEHKLRIVQALQRRGRFVAMTGDGVNDAPALKQADIGIAMGITGTDVSKEASDMVLLDDNFATIVAATKEGRVVYTNIRRFIKYILGSNIGEVLTIAAAPLLGLGGVPLTPLQILWMNLVTDGLPALALAVEPPEPDVMKRPPFSPRESIFARGLGSYMIRIGIIFAIITIILMEWAYYHSQAVVGLGLSPERWKTMVFTSLCIAQMGHAIAIRSNNRLTIEMNPFSNIFVLAAVVVTTILQLMLIYVPPLRDFFGTHWLPPTELAICIGFSALMFVWVELEKLFLRIIGKKSV, encoded by the coding sequence ATGTCTGCTAACTCTCTGCCTGAAGATGCTGCCATGTGGCACAGTTTGGAAATTAATAAAGCGCTAGACCTGCTTGATAGTAACGCAGACAGTGGCTTAACATCCTCAAAAGTTGAACAGCATTTCCAAAAATACGGCCCCAATGAACTAGAGGAACATGGCGGTCGCAGCACTTGGGAAATTTTGCTAGATCAGTTCAAGAACATTATGTTATTGATGCTGATTGGCGTAGCTTTGATTTCCGGGTTTTTAGATTTCGTAGCTTGGCAAGCAGGAACCTTAAAGGCCGGTGAAGTGCCATTTAAAGATACGATCGCAATTATGGCGATTGTTATCCTCAATGGTATCCTCGGCTATGTGCAAGAAAGCCGTGCTGAAAAAGCTTTAGCAGCACTGAAAAAACTCACCTCTCCTTTAGTACGAGTCCTGCGTGGTGGCAAATTAGAAGAGGTCGCAGCTAAAGAACTAGTTCCAGGCGATGTGATGCTGCTAGAAGCGGGAATGCAAGTGGCCGCAGATGGTCGCTTGATTGAACAATCTAATTTACAAATCCGAGAATCAGCACTGACTGGGGAAGCCGAAGCTGTCAATAAACAAGCAACTCTATTATTGCCTGAAGATGCATCATTAGGCGATCGCCTGAATTTGGTCTTTCAAGGCACTGAAGTAGTCCAAGGACGCGCTAAGGTGCTTGTAACCAACACTGGTATGACAACCGAACTAGGCAAAATTGCTGCCATGTTGCAAGCGGTGGAAACTGAACCTACTCCGTTGCAGCAGCGCATGACTCAACTGGGTAACGTCTTAGTTACTGGTTCTTTGATTTTAGTGGCGATTGTTGTTATTGGTGGTGTCATCCAAGCCAGAGGTTTTAGTAACATCCAAGAATTGTTGGAAGTATCCTTAAGTATGGCAGTGGCAGTAGTTCCAGAAGGTTTGCCTGCTGTAATTACTGTCACCTTGGCACTGGGAACTCAGCGGATGGTGCGCCACAATGCCTTGATTCGCAAATTGCCAGCAGTAGAAACATTAGGTTCTGTAACCACCATTTGTTCTGACAAAACTGGCACTCTAACTCAGAACAAAATGGTAGTGCAGTCAGTTTATACAAATGACCATACTTTTCGAGTTACAGGCGAAGGTTATGCTCCTACAGGAGATTTTCAATTAAGTGAGCAAAAAATTTCTATAGATGAGCATCCAGAGATTCCTGCTTTATTAGTCGCTTGCGCCGTTTGTAATGACGCAGTGCTGCAAAAAGAAAAAGGGGAATGGGCAATTTTAGGAGACCCTACAGAGGGCGCATTAGTCACCTTGGCAGGCAAAGCAGGTATTGAAAAAGATCAGTGGGACAGTAAATTATCCCGTGTTGGTGAATTTCCCTTTTCTTCAGAACGCAAACGCATGAGCATCATTGCTCAAGTAGAATCAATAGCCACAGGTGAACCATCCACAGCAGTTGACCCGGCGATCGCAGGGTTTGTCAATTCTGAACCTTACTTAATGTTCACCAAAGGTTCACCAGAGTTAATTTTGGCACGTTGTACTGAAATTTATTTGGGTACTAAATCAGCTCCTTTAACTGAAGCACAACGCACGCAAATTTTGGCAGCAAATGACCAAATGGCGAGTAAAGGTTTGCGGGTACTTGGTTTCGCCTACAAACCTTTAGCTGAGATTCCGCCGGAAGGCTCAGATGAGACATCTGAACAAAATTTGGTGTGGTTAGGACTAGTAGGAATGCTAGATGCCCCCCGCCCAGAAGTGAGAGCCGCAGTCCAAGAGTCTCGTGAAGCAGGTATGCGTCCAGTAATGATTACTGGCGATCATCAATTAACCGCACGAGCGATCGCTGTGGATTTGGGCATAGCCCAAGAAGGTGATACAGTCCTCACAGGGCAAGAATTGCAACGAATGAGCGACCAAGAACTAGAAGAAAACGTTGACTTGGTAAGCATCTATGCCAGGGTGGCTCCAGAACATAAACTCAGAATTGTCCAAGCACTGCAACGCCGCGGTCGATTTGTCGCCATGACAGGCGATGGTGTTAACGATGCCCCTGCTTTAAAACAAGCTGATATCGGGATTGCAATGGGTATCACTGGTACTGATGTGAGTAAAGAAGCCAGTGATATGGTCTTATTAGATGACAACTTCGCCACGATTGTTGCCGCCACCAAAGAAGGCAGAGTCGTTTACACCAACATTCGCCGCTTTATTAAATACATCTTGGGTAGTAACATCGGTGAAGTTCTCACCATCGCTGCTGCCCCACTTTTAGGATTGGGAGGTGTTCCTTTAACTCCACTGCAAATTCTGTGGATGAACTTAGTTACAGACGGTTTACCAGCCTTGGCATTAGCTGTAGAACCCCCGGAACCAGACGTAATGAAGCGTCCGCCCTTTAGTCCCCGTGAAAGTATTTTTGCTAGGGGTCTGGGTTCTTATATGATTCGGATTGGGATTATTTTTGCCATCATTACAATTATTTTGATGGAGTGGGCATATTATCATTCCCAGGCAGTGGTGGGGCTAGGACTAAGTCCAGAACGCTGGAAGACAATGGTATTTACTTCTTTGTGTATTGCCCAAATGGGTCACGCGATCGCCATTCGCTCTAATAACAGACTGACTATCGAAATGAATCCCTTCTCTAATATTTTTGTATTGGCGGCTGTGGTTGTCACAACGATTTTGCAGTTAATGCTGATTTACGTTCCCCCCCTGCGAGATTTCTTTGGTACACACTGGCTACCTCCGACAGAGTTGGCAATTTGTATTGGCTTTAGTGCTTTGATGTTTGTGTGGGTGGAATTAGAAAAGCTATTCTTACGCATTATCGGCAAGAAGAGTGTATAA
- the recF gene encoding DNA replication/repair protein RecF (All proteins in this family for which functions are known are DNA-binding proteins that assist the filamentation of RecA onto DNA for the initiation of recombination or recombinational repair.), translated as MYLKTLHLRQFRNYQEQKIEFTAAKTILVGNNAQGKSNLLEAVELLATLRSHRMARDRDLIKEGESVSQIQATLERQTGISDLTLTLRRNGRRSVALNGESMRRQMDFLGVLNAVQFSSLDLDLVRGGPDGRRNWLDTLLIQLEPIYAHILQQYNQVLRQRNAFLKQAQDAASSPKNLEQLALWDAQLAATGTKVIRRRDRAIQRLAPIAAAWHANISGSTEVLQIQYVPSVPLTQNQPEEVQLAFLTKIQQRAVAEMYRGTTLVGPHRDEVELTINQTPARQYGSQGQQRTLVLALKLAELQLIEEVVKEPPLLLLDDVLAELDPSRQNQLLDAIQDRFQTLITTTHISSFDSQWLNSSQVLLVNAGKLSS; from the coding sequence ATGTATCTCAAAACCCTACACCTTCGACAATTTCGCAACTACCAAGAGCAAAAAATTGAGTTTACTGCTGCTAAAACAATTTTGGTAGGTAATAACGCTCAGGGAAAATCTAATTTGTTGGAGGCGGTAGAGTTGTTAGCAACATTGCGATCGCATCGCATGGCACGCGATCGCGATTTAATTAAGGAAGGGGAATCTGTATCTCAAATTCAAGCCACCCTAGAGCGACAAACTGGCATCAGCGATTTAACTTTAACTCTGCGTCGTAATGGTCGCCGCAGCGTTGCTCTTAATGGCGAGTCGATGCGGCGACAAATGGATTTTCTTGGTGTTCTTAATGCGGTGCAGTTTTCCAGCTTGGATTTAGATTTAGTGCGCGGCGGCCCTGATGGTCGCCGTAATTGGTTAGATACACTTTTAATTCAACTTGAACCGATTTATGCTCACATTTTGCAGCAGTATAATCAGGTATTACGTCAACGCAATGCCTTTTTAAAACAAGCTCAAGATGCAGCTTCTAGTCCTAAGAACTTAGAACAATTAGCATTGTGGGATGCACAATTAGCAGCCACAGGAACAAAAGTAATTAGAAGACGCGATCGCGCCATTCAAAGACTTGCTCCGATTGCTGCTGCTTGGCACGCTAATATTAGCGGCAGCACAGAAGTTTTACAAATCCAATATGTGCCTAGTGTACCCTTAACACAAAATCAGCCAGAAGAAGTACAGCTAGCTTTTTTAACAAAAATTCAACAGCGAGCCGTTGCCGAAATGTACCGAGGTACTACCCTTGTCGGTCCCCATCGTGACGAAGTAGAATTGACAATTAACCAAACACCTGCTCGTCAGTATGGTTCTCAAGGTCAACAACGAACTTTAGTATTAGCTCTAAAACTAGCAGAATTACAATTAATTGAAGAAGTCGTCAAAGAGCCTCCATTACTCTTGTTGGATGACGTTTTAGCCGAGTTAGACCCATCGCGCCAAAATCAATTACTTGATGCCATTCAAGACCGTTTTCAAACCTTAATTACCACCACTCACATAAGTTCTTTTGACTCCCAGTGGTTAAATTCTTCTCAAGTTCTGCTTGTAAATGCAGGAAAACTATCATCGTGA
- a CDS encoding MgtC/SapB family protein: protein MSNAYYIAPDDWLNIVLRLCLALLIGSIIGVEREVKNKPAGLRTHMLVCLGSAVFVLIPLQIVSLQPSSDALSRVIQGIAAGVGFIGAGEIVSNSSKTSQRLKIHGLTSAASIWVSAGLGITAGFGLWRLGLIGAVLTFIVLKLFKRLEDI from the coding sequence TTGTCAAACGCTTACTATATTGCACCCGATGATTGGCTGAACATCGTCTTGAGGCTATGCCTTGCTTTACTGATAGGATCAATTATTGGCGTAGAACGTGAAGTTAAGAATAAGCCGGCAGGTTTAAGAACCCACATGTTAGTATGTCTTGGTTCTGCTGTGTTTGTTCTCATACCTCTACAGATAGTTTCGCTACAACCAAGTTCTGATGCTCTCAGTCGCGTGATTCAGGGTATTGCAGCGGGAGTAGGATTTATTGGGGCTGGAGAAATTGTCAGCAACTCTTCCAAAACATCACAGCGATTAAAGATCCACGGATTGACATCAGCTGCATCTATTTGGGTTTCTGCTGGTTTGGGAATTACGGCTGGATTTGGTTTATGGCGGTTAGGATTAATTGGTGCTGTGTTAACTTTTATAGTTCTCAAATTGTTTAAAAGATTAGAAGATATCTAG
- a CDS encoding putative PEP-binding protein: MDKLYWLNQIKLQDRAQVGDKAFDLSRIIQRGYPVIPGFVVSAEVLRQFLETLNSSESLVADLPYSSLHLDVANWRQLQQVAGRLRQEIMTATVPSQWVSAIFQATREWESNYLILRPTLALSKVMPGLGNTSGLLESTFCYCNEEAIAKALKHTWSQLFRARSLLYWQRLGISLQKINLAVLVQPVQNALASGLINANSSGWKIEATWGLGIAIAQGDVSPDTYYLQHGTEVVLKRHLGNKMLAYRFDNGTPVDVSHSILNSVVTADNTGISAYVLEEAQQKQYALQEEYLQQVITLGNQLVSELGKNFTVEWTISESDSAPKLYLTQVSSPQSAIPNLQFIKGLGAATGRVTATAYVIANSQQKPEQLPQGVILVVKALTPDWLPLLQQIAGIITQQGGLTSHAAILARELGIPSVVSATDATILIHNGERLLLDGDKGEIYRIKEDRSKEVEHQEHHHLITPSPTPNLPMIATQLLVNLSQPNLVEQVQSLPVDGVGLLRSELMLLSTLEGQHPQSWLLNGRRTELLELWSEQIMRFARIFAPRPIFYRSLDWRSPDFPSYANSPQSKLGDRGTFNYIANPEVFELELAALATVQKAGYSNIHLLLPFVRSVAEFSFCRQKVEQAGLTQISQFQLWIMAEVPSVLFLLPEYIKAGVTGISIGTNDLTQLLLGVDREEGQLAKVFNERHPAVMRAIAQLIKMAKSAGIPCSICGQAPALYPEIIDQLVEWGITSISVEPEAVERTYQAIARAEQRLILAMARQQMNQ; the protein is encoded by the coding sequence GTGGATAAACTCTACTGGCTTAACCAAATTAAACTACAAGACCGTGCCCAAGTAGGTGACAAAGCATTTGACTTGAGCAGAATTATACAGCGTGGCTATCCAGTGATACCTGGTTTTGTAGTTTCAGCAGAAGTTTTACGACAATTCCTAGAAACTCTCAACAGTTCAGAGTCATTAGTTGCAGATTTACCTTATTCTTCTTTGCACCTGGATGTAGCTAATTGGCGGCAACTTCAACAGGTAGCAGGTCGCTTGCGTCAAGAAATTATGACAGCGACTGTACCATCACAGTGGGTAAGTGCGATTTTTCAGGCAACTAGAGAATGGGAAAGTAATTATCTAATTTTGCGACCAACCTTAGCATTATCAAAGGTGATGCCAGGGTTGGGTAATACATCTGGGTTACTAGAGTCAACATTTTGCTACTGTAATGAAGAAGCGATCGCCAAAGCATTAAAGCATACCTGGAGCCAACTATTCCGTGCTAGAAGTTTATTGTACTGGCAGCGATTAGGAATTAGCCTCCAAAAAATTAATTTAGCAGTATTGGTACAACCAGTTCAAAATGCGCTCGCTAGTGGCTTAATTAATGCTAATTCCTCAGGGTGGAAGATAGAGGCGACTTGGGGATTAGGAATTGCGATCGCTCAAGGAGATGTGTCACCAGACACATACTACTTGCAACATGGTACTGAGGTTGTCTTAAAGCGCCATTTAGGCAACAAAATGCTAGCTTATCGTTTTGACAATGGCACACCTGTAGATGTTTCGCACTCGATACTTAACTCAGTAGTAACAGCAGATAACACTGGTATATCAGCTTATGTACTTGAAGAAGCTCAACAAAAACAGTACGCTTTACAAGAAGAATACCTGCAACAAGTAATCACTCTGGGGAATCAACTTGTGAGTGAATTAGGTAAAAATTTTACCGTTGAATGGACTATTTCTGAGTCAGATTCAGCGCCCAAGCTCTACTTAACACAAGTGAGTAGTCCCCAATCTGCAATTCCCAATTTACAGTTTATTAAAGGATTGGGGGCAGCAACTGGACGCGTCACAGCAACAGCTTATGTAATTGCCAATTCTCAACAAAAACCAGAACAACTTCCTCAAGGAGTAATTTTAGTAGTTAAAGCATTAACACCTGATTGGTTGCCACTGCTACAACAAATTGCTGGAATTATTACACAACAGGGAGGATTAACCAGCCATGCTGCAATTCTGGCTAGAGAGCTTGGTATCCCTTCTGTCGTGAGTGCTACTGATGCCACCATCCTCATTCACAATGGCGAACGGCTACTTTTGGATGGTGATAAAGGCGAAATCTATCGGATCAAAGAAGACAGATCAAAAGAAGTAGAACATCAGGAACACCATCACCTTATAACTCCATCACCTACACCTAACCTACCCATGATTGCTACCCAGCTGTTGGTTAATCTCAGTCAACCCAACTTGGTAGAACAAGTGCAAAGTTTACCTGTGGATGGGGTAGGATTATTGCGCTCAGAATTAATGTTACTAAGTACATTAGAGGGACAGCATCCCCAGAGTTGGCTTCTAAATGGACGGCGGACAGAATTGTTAGAGTTATGGTCTGAGCAAATTATGCGGTTTGCTCGGATATTTGCTCCTAGACCAATATTTTATCGCTCTTTAGATTGGCGATCGCCCGATTTTCCCTCATACGCGAATAGTCCACAGTCGAAGTTAGGCGATCGCGGTACATTTAACTATATAGCCAATCCGGAAGTTTTTGAATTGGAACTGGCAGCTTTAGCAACTGTGCAAAAAGCTGGTTACAGCAATATTCACCTATTATTGCCTTTTGTGCGGAGTGTGGCAGAATTTTCCTTTTGTCGGCAAAAGGTTGAGCAAGCAGGGTTAACTCAGATCTCCCAGTTTCAACTGTGGATTATGGCAGAAGTGCCAAGTGTGTTGTTTTTATTACCAGAGTATATCAAAGCAGGTGTAACTGGAATTTCCATAGGTACAAATGATTTAACTCAACTGCTGCTAGGAGTAGATCGAGAAGAAGGACAATTAGCAAAAGTATTTAATGAACGTCATCCGGCGGTAATGAGAGCGATCGCCCAATTGATCAAAATGGCGAAAAGTGCGGGCATACCATGTTCAATCTGCGGTCAAGCACCAGCACTTTATCCCGAAATCATTGATCAACTAGTGGAATGGGGTATAACTTCGATTTCTGTCGAACCAGAAGCCGTAGAGCGAACATATCAGGCGATCGCTCGTGCCGAACAACGCTTGATTTTAGCAATGGCACGTCAGCAAATGAATCAGTAG
- a CDS encoding DUF1361 domain-containing protein yields the protein MKEELIARVLQVLRINMSWMTWNLFLAFIPLALSVWLFRGRRGRSWVWWLGFLVFYAFLPNAPYLLTDVIHLIHDIRTIQSIWMITLVLIPVYLVVILAGFEAYVISLINLGHYLHRIGKSQWILGVELITHALCAVGIYWGRFLRFNSWDFITQPDALLTRGVEELIGKQPLVIITVSFLILIGLYWLMKQISLGFARQRQTETGINSQHHQI from the coding sequence ATGAAAGAGGAATTGATAGCCAGAGTTTTGCAGGTCTTGCGTATTAACATGAGTTGGATGACTTGGAATTTGTTTCTGGCTTTTATCCCTTTAGCTTTAAGTGTCTGGCTATTTCGTGGCAGACGCGGCCGTTCTTGGGTTTGGTGGCTAGGATTCTTGGTATTCTACGCGTTTTTACCAAATGCACCTTATTTGTTGACTGATGTAATTCATCTTATCCACGACATCCGCACAATTCAATCGATATGGATGATTACCTTAGTGCTAATTCCTGTTTATCTAGTGGTAATTTTAGCTGGGTTTGAAGCTTATGTAATTTCCCTAATTAACTTGGGTCACTATTTACACCGCATTGGGAAAAGTCAATGGATTTTAGGAGTTGAATTAATTACTCATGCTCTCTGTGCTGTTGGTATTTATTGGGGGCGGTTCTTGCGTTTCAACAGTTGGGATTTCATCACTCAACCAGATGCTTTACTCACCAGAGGCGTAGAGGAACTTATTGGCAAACAGCCGTTGGTGATTATTACTGTCAGTTTTTTAATCCTTATAGGTTTGTACTGGCTGATGAAACAAATATCTTTGGGTTTTGCTAGGCAACGGCAAACAGAGACAGGCATCAATTCGCAACACCACCAAATTTAA